The region GTAAATTCTCAATAATTGCTCGCGGATCATCGGGCTTTGTTCGGACAATTCCGCGGTCATGTTGCCGATCATGCAGCCGTGCTGGAAACCACGGTCGACCAAGCGCTGGTTGAGCGCCGTAAAGTAACCGCGCAGGCGCTCCAGCGCCGGCAAGCTGTCATCGGCCAAAATTTCACGCAGCGTGCTGCGGCGGGATGCGTAGTCGCTGACGATTTCCGCCGCCAGTGCTTCCTTGCTCTCGAAATGGTTGTAAAACGAACCCTTTGGCACGCCGGCCTCGACCGTGATGTCTTGCACGCTCGAGGCGTTGAAACCGCGTTCCAACAGGAGTTTGAGCGCGGCGTTGAAGATTTGGTCACGGGTGTTTGGCTTGGACATGTGAGAATAATATGACCGGTCGTCTTAAAAGTCAATGCGCGTTGTATGACTGTGGCGAAAACGCCATGGCATACCGCTTTGCAAGGCGCCGGATGGTGTTGAAAAATTACCTTTTGGAAATTTATCCGGCCGAATAAGTCGCGACTTCCCGCGCAATCGCCAGCGATGAGGTCAGTCCGGGCGATTCGATACCGAACAGATTGATCAGGCCGGCGAAGCCATGCTGCGCCGGCGTGCTGACGATGAAATCCTGCTCCGGACCGCCGCGCGCCAGCTTCGGCCGCACACCGGCATAGCTCGGCTGCAGTGCGGCGTCGGGCAAGTCCGGCCAGTAGCGCCGTATCGCGGCGTAGAAACCGTCCGCCCGCCGAGCGTCGACGGCGTAATCGATGGCGCGTTCATTCTCAATGTCCAGCCATTCGACGTCTGGACCGAAGCGCGCTTGTCCGGCCAGGTCCAGCGTCAGGTGCACCCCGAGGCCGCCTTCTTCCGGAAGCGGGTAGATCAGCCGCGAAAACGGCGTCTTGCCGCTCAGCGAAAAATAATTTCCCTTGGCGAAGAAAGGCGTCGGCACGCATGCCGCCGGCAATCCTTCGAATCGGCGCGCCAGCTGCGGCGCCGACAGCCCGGCGGCATTGATGACCAGCGAAGCGGACAGCTGCATTTCTTCGCCATCGGCGGTCACTGCGTCAAGCGTGATGCCCCCGGAGGTTTTGCGAGCGGCCAGGATTTCAGTCTGCAGCGCCAGCACCGCGCCGGCCGCTTCGGCGTCGGCCAGCAGTTGCTGCATCAGCGCATGGCTGTCGACGATGCCGGTGGAGGGCGACAGCAACGCCGCCGTGCATTGCAAGGCCGGTTCGAGTTCACGGGCCTGTGCGGTGTCAATCGGCTGCAAATCGCGCACGCCGTTCAATGCCGCATGGGCGGCGATGCCCTGCAGCCGTTCGGCCTGGCCGGGACCGGTCGCCACAAGAAGTTTGCCGCAGCGCCGGTGGGCGACCTGGCGTTCCTCGCAATAGCGATAGAGCAGCGCGCGTCCCTCCACGCATAGCTTTGCCTTGAGCGAACCCGGACGGTAATAAATGCCGGCGTGGATCACTTCGCTATTCCGCGAGCTGGTGCCGCTGCCGATGCTGGCGGCGGCGTCGACGATGATCACGTCGCGGCCGGCCAGCGCGAGTTCGCGCGCGATCGCCAGGCCGATCACGCCGGCGCCGATGACGATGCAATCGATATGGTCGCTCATGCAGGGGGAAATTATGTTGGACGAAAGACGCCATCGTACTATCGTATGGCGCCGCCGTCTTCGGCACGCTGTTTTCATCCGCGGAAAGACATTGCCGGGAACGGGATTTCCTCCGGCGCGACGCTGGTCTACAATCGGCCATCGACAAAGAATCAGAACAAACGTCAGAACCAACGTCGAAACGAGCCACGACGCGAGCCCACAACAAAAATTCGCACTCAGGAAGGGTTGTCAGTCATGCACAGCTTTCTGCCGCTTGCTTATCAAATCGACAAACTCGCCCGCAAGCTGGCGGGTAGTTTTCCCGGCATGTTTTCAATCGACGAGCGCGAGTTGCTGGCCGTCGGTACGGAAGCCACGCCCGTTCTGCGCAACGGCGCCGAGGTGCTCAACCTCAATTTCGGCGCGATCGACAGCTTCTCGGCTGCAACCGGCGGCAGCGCCACGATTTTCGTCCAGCGCGGCAAGGACTTTGTGCGTGTATCGACTTCGGTAAAAAAGGAAAACGGCGAGCGCGCCATCGGCACCTTGCTCGACCACGCCCATGCCGGCTACCGCGACTTGCTGGCCGGACGCAGCTACACCGGTTTTGCGCAACTGTTCGGCCGCCAGTACATGACGCGCTACGATCCGGTGCGCGATGCCCAGGGACGCGTGGTGGCGGTGCTGTATGTCGGCATCGACGTCAGCAAGCGTTTCCAGATCGGCATCGGCGCGCGCCTAGGGATGCTGGCGTTCGGCATCGCAGGCCTGGCGCTGGGTGCGTATGTCTGGGCCAGCGTGGCTGCCGTCTCGGCGTTGCCGCCGGCCACCGCGCCTGCGGCCGTGGCAGCGCTGCTGCTGCGCTACGGCGCGATGGCGCTGGCCTTGCTGGCGCTCGGCATGGGCGGTCTGTACCTGCTGGCGCAGCGCATGGTCACGCGGCCGCTGCTCGACGCCACGGCCGCCGCACAGCGACTGGCCAAGGGCGACCTCACCACCATGATCCATGTCGGCCGGCGCGATGAAATTGGCCAGCTGACGCAAGCCATCAACGGCGTTGCGCAAGGACTGGCGACCATCGTCGGCGCGGTGCGCGCGAGCGCCGAACGTATCAATGTCGCCGCACATGAGATCGCAGCCGGCAACAGCGACTTATCTTCGCGCGCGGAAGCACAGGCCGGTGCGCTCGAACAGGTGCGCGCCACGATGGACAATTTCAGCGCCGGCATCCGCAATAACGCGGGTCACACGCAGCAAGCCGGCAGCCTGGTCGACAATGCGTCGGCACATGCAGGAGAGGGTGGCAAGGTGGTCGGCTCGGTAGTGGCGACGATGGGCGCGATACGCGCCAGTTCGCACAAGGTCGCGGACATCATCGGCGTGATCGACGGCATTGCGTTCCAGACCAATATCCTGGCGCTCAACGCGGCGGTGGAAGCGGCGCGCGCCGGCGAGCAGGGGCGCGGCTTCGCGGTGGTTGCGACCGAAGTGCGCCAGCTCGCGCAACGTTCAGCCGCCGCCGCGCGCGAGATCAAGGACCTGATCGCCGAATCGGTGACCAATGTCGACCACGGCGACCGGCTTGCGGGGCAGGCCGGCGGAGCGATGTCCGGCATCGAGACGGCCATCGGCAGCGTGGCGGCGATCATGCGCGATATCGCAACGGCCGGCGCCGGCCAGACCGAAGATATCGGCGAAGTCACGCGCGCCGTGGGCGACATCGACCAGATGACCCAGCAAAACGCTGCACTGATCGAACAGGCCGCGACCGCCACCGAGAGCCTGCGCCACGAAGCCGAAAAGCTGGTTGGGCAGGTCGGTGCTTTCAAACTGGCGCAGCGCGGCTGATCGCCATTGACACGGAGCTACATGGTTCATTACAAACGTTCATCCACGGCACTCCTGGCGGCGACCTTCGTACTGCTGGCGTGCGCGGCAATCATCGGTCTCGACATCTGGCGCACCTGGCAAGCGCACCAGATCGACGAACGCGACGCCGGTATCTCGGTCACCAACATGGCGCGCGCACTGGCGCAGCATGCCGACGACACGCTGAAGGAAGCCGACACCGTGCTGGTGGGGTTACTGGAGCGCTTGCGCATCGACGGCACCGGACCGGCCGCTCTGGAGCGCCTGCATCGCCTGTTGGCGGTACAGGTCAAGGAGCTGCCGCAGCTCAACGGTATCTTTGTCTATGACAGCCAGGGGCGCTGGATCGTCAATTCGCAGCCGAAACTGGACAACACGCAAAACAACGCCGACCGCGAGTATTTCATCTATCACCGCGACCATCCGGGCGACGGTCCCCACATCGGTCCACCGGTGCGCAGCCGTTCCACCGGAAAATGGATCGCCACCGTCACGCGCCGTGTCAACAACGCCGACGGCAGTTTTGGCGGCGTGGTGCTGGCGACGGTGGACATGGCTTACTTCCAGCGCTTCTACGACAGCTTCAACATCGGCAAGTCGGGCGCCATCCTGTTGGGACTCAACAGCGGCACCATCGTGTTCCGCCGTCCGCTGCGCGAAGATTCGATCGGGAAGAGCATGGCCGACGCCGCCATCTTCCGCGACCACGCCTCGAAGAACGCCAGCGGTCTGGCCATCATCAAGTCGTCGCAGGACGGTGTGGTGCGCATCAACGGCTACCGTCATCTGGAAACTTTTCCGCTGTTCGTTTCGGTCGCGCTGTCGCATGACGAAGTGTTCGCAGAATGGCGCGCCGACGCCTACATGCATATGGTTGGCGTACTGCTTCTGGTGACCGGGTTTGCGGTCATGGGGCGGCGCATGGTGGCGCAGATCGACCACCGTTCGATCGCCGAGAACGAGGCCAACGAAGCGCGCGCGCAGGTGGAAAAATTGAATCAGATCCTGGAGCGGCTGGCCCTGCAGGACGGCCTCACCCGTCTGGCGAACCGGCGCCAGTTCGATGTCGCGCTGGCGCGCGAAATGGGCCGCGCGGTGCGTAGCGGAAGGAGCCTGGCGCTGATCATGATCGACGTCGACCGCTTCAAGTTGTACAACGATTTATATGGCCACTTGGCCGGTGACGAGTGCCTGCGCAAGGTCGGGAAATCCATCCTCTCCGGCGAGCGGCGTGCCGACGATCTGGCCGCACGCTATGGCGGCGAGGAATTCACCATCATCCTGCCCGATTGCGATGCGGCGGGCGCGCTGGCAATTGCGGAGCAGATACGGCTGGCTGTACGCGCGCAGCAGATTGAACACACGGCCAATCCGGACGGCATCGTGACGGTCAGTCTGGGGATCGGTTGTTTAACTAAGGTGAAACGGGAAACGTCGGTGCGCGACCTGATCAGCATGGCGGACCAAGCGCTGTATCGGGCCAAGGACGAGGGCAGGGATCGCGTCGGCATGTGAGGAGATGCAGGAAGAGGGCGGCGGCGAAAGGGAGAATCGGCCAATTCGCCGCGGAAGATCAGCGAACGGTCACGGCCTTTTCCGGCTGCATCGATTCCTGCTCCATGGTTTCGCCGGCGACCACTTGCATTTCGTCGTCGAATTCAGGATCGGCGACGGGTTGTTTGACGGTATTGCGATTGAGCACGTAGATTTCGGCACTGCGCATTTTCGGCGCTTCATCGGGGACGACATTCTGAACCTGGTACATCGCAAGATCGTTTTCCCATTTCCTTTCACGATAAAAAAAGTAGAGCAAGAAAACCAGGCCGACGCTCAGGTAGGAGACGACGGCGAGGAACATGTCTTGCTGGAACAGGTTGGCGATGAAATCCATGACTATATGTGCTCTCTAAGGATGGGGTTGGGCGATGCGGCAATGATATTGAACGGCTCCTTTGTGCGATATCGGGGAATTCCCTATCCCTTGCCGGCGCATGGCAAGGAGGTGCTGCGGATCAGTGCGCCAGCG is a window of Herbaspirillum hiltneri N3 DNA encoding:
- a CDS encoding TetR/AcrR family transcriptional regulator — its product is MSKPNTRDQIFNAALKLLLERGFNASSVQDITVEAGVPKGSFYNHFESKEALAAEIVSDYASRRSTLREILADDSLPALERLRGYFTALNQRLVDRGFQHGCMIGNMTAELSEQSPMIREQLLRIYGNWSTALEYAIAAGQQDGSIPNQLSAKTLASFVLNAWEGATLRVRVERSQDAFHQFMEVVFNKVLS
- a CDS encoding NAD(P)/FAD-dependent oxidoreductase yields the protein MSDHIDCIVIGAGVIGLAIARELALAGRDVIIVDAAASIGSGTSSRNSEVIHAGIYYRPGSLKAKLCVEGRALLYRYCEERQVAHRRCGKLLVATGPGQAERLQGIAAHAALNGVRDLQPIDTAQARELEPALQCTAALLSPSTGIVDSHALMQQLLADAEAAGAVLALQTEILAARKTSGGITLDAVTADGEEMQLSASLVINAAGLSAPQLARRFEGLPAACVPTPFFAKGNYFSLSGKTPFSRLIYPLPEEGGLGVHLTLDLAGQARFGPDVEWLDIENERAIDYAVDARRADGFYAAIRRYWPDLPDAALQPSYAGVRPKLARGGPEQDFIVSTPAQHGFAGLINLFGIESPGLTSSLAIAREVATYSAG
- a CDS encoding methyl-accepting chemotaxis protein, which translates into the protein MHSFLPLAYQIDKLARKLAGSFPGMFSIDERELLAVGTEATPVLRNGAEVLNLNFGAIDSFSAATGGSATIFVQRGKDFVRVSTSVKKENGERAIGTLLDHAHAGYRDLLAGRSYTGFAQLFGRQYMTRYDPVRDAQGRVVAVLYVGIDVSKRFQIGIGARLGMLAFGIAGLALGAYVWASVAAVSALPPATAPAAVAALLLRYGAMALALLALGMGGLYLLAQRMVTRPLLDATAAAQRLAKGDLTTMIHVGRRDEIGQLTQAINGVAQGLATIVGAVRASAERINVAAHEIAAGNSDLSSRAEAQAGALEQVRATMDNFSAGIRNNAGHTQQAGSLVDNASAHAGEGGKVVGSVVATMGAIRASSHKVADIIGVIDGIAFQTNILALNAAVEAARAGEQGRGFAVVATEVRQLAQRSAAAAREIKDLIAESVTNVDHGDRLAGQAGGAMSGIETAIGSVAAIMRDIATAGAGQTEDIGEVTRAVGDIDQMTQQNAALIEQAATATESLRHEAEKLVGQVGAFKLAQRG
- a CDS encoding sensor domain-containing diguanylate cyclase — encoded protein: MVHYKRSSTALLAATFVLLACAAIIGLDIWRTWQAHQIDERDAGISVTNMARALAQHADDTLKEADTVLVGLLERLRIDGTGPAALERLHRLLAVQVKELPQLNGIFVYDSQGRWIVNSQPKLDNTQNNADREYFIYHRDHPGDGPHIGPPVRSRSTGKWIATVTRRVNNADGSFGGVVLATVDMAYFQRFYDSFNIGKSGAILLGLNSGTIVFRRPLREDSIGKSMADAAIFRDHASKNASGLAIIKSSQDGVVRINGYRHLETFPLFVSVALSHDEVFAEWRADAYMHMVGVLLLVTGFAVMGRRMVAQIDHRSIAENEANEARAQVEKLNQILERLALQDGLTRLANRRQFDVALAREMGRAVRSGRSLALIMIDVDRFKLYNDLYGHLAGDECLRKVGKSILSGERRADDLAARYGGEEFTIILPDCDAAGALAIAEQIRLAVRAQQIEHTANPDGIVTVSLGIGCLTKVKRETSVRDLISMADQALYRAKDEGRDRVGM